GCAGGTCGTCGATGATGCCGCGCGCGGCGACGACACCCTGCCCGGTCTGCCACACCTCGTTGTTGACCGCGAACACCCGGTCGTCCCGGTTGGCCGACAGCTTGCGCCACGCGGCGCTGTCGAGTACCCGCGGAGCCGCGTCCTTAGCGGCCGCGGAGTCGAAGGACAGGTAGACGATATCGCCGTCGGCGGCCGACAGATCGGTGTCGTCGGAGAGGTCGCTGATATCGATCTCGACGTACGGGCGGTCGGTGAATCGTTGTGCGGCAGGGCGGTCGACGCCCACGGCGGCCAGCACCGAGGCGGGGAAGTTGGCGGCCCCATAGACGCGCACGGTGTTCTCGGTGAACTGCACGATCGAGGCCTGGAAGTGGCCGGCGTCGATGCGTCGGCCCGCCTCCTCGGCCGTGCGTCGGAACTCGCCGAGGATCGCATCGGCGGCCCCGGAACGTCCTGATGCCGCGGCGACCGTCCGCAGGGTCTCCTGCCAGTCCGCCGCGGTGCCGGTGAACACCGTCGGCGCGATCGCGCCGAGCGCGTCGAACCCTTCGAGGCTGTGGCCGGCCGAGGCGAGGATCAGATCGGGGTTGGCGGCGCGGGCGGCCTGCATGTCGGTGATGACAGGTGCGTTGTGCAGGACGGTACCCAGATAGGACGGCTGGGGCGCGGCGGTGCCGACCACACGGCCCTGCAGCCCGAGCGCGCACAACGCGTCGAGCTGACCCGGAGCGAGCGCGAGGAGCCGTTGCGGATCCCCGCGCACTTCGGTGACCGCCGGTACGGCCGGGGCCGTGGCGTCTTGCGGCGGGGCGTTGCGCACCGGGCGGGCGGCATCGACGGCGCCGGGTCCGGTGCCGGCCGGTTCGGCGGCGCAGGATTCGTCCGGCTTGCGTTGGTTACCGAGTACGCCGGCACTGGCGATCCGCGTCGTGCTCGTGATGGGGGCGTCCGGGCCGGGGGTGCGGGCGGGCTCGGTGCCTCCGCAGCCGGTCAGCAGGACCAATGTGGCGGCGGCACCCGCGGCGAGCAGGCCTGTGCGCGCAGAGGGGAACAGCACGCCGCCGACGGTATCAATGTCGGCGACGGGTCCGGCGGATCCCGCGCTCGGAGGGTTCCGACAAGCGAATACGACACTTTGTAGGACACCCATGTCGCAGCCGACCGGGATGAGGATAAGATCACCCACAGAACAGTGCCGGGATCTGACCCGTCGACTTTTTATGGAGGATCTGTTGGTAGCCGAAGCGCCCCCAATCGGAGAACTCGAGGCACGGCGTCCGTTCCCGGAGCGCATGGGGCCCAAGGGCAACCTGATCTACAAGCTGATCACGACGACCGATCACAAGTTGATCGGCATGATGTACTGCGTCGTCTGCTTCATGTTCTTCTTCGTCGGCGGCCTGATGGCCCTGCTGATGCGTACCGAGCTCGCCATGCCGGGCCTGCAGTTCCTCTCGAATGAGCAGTTCAACCAGCTGTTCACCATGCACGGCACGGTGATGCTGCTGATCTACGCAACCCCGATTGTGTTCGGTTTCGCGAACCTGGTGCTGCCGCTGCAGATCGGCGCGCCGGACGTCGCCTTCCCGCGGCTGAACGCCTTCTCGTTCTGGTTGTTCCTGTTCGGCGCGCTGATCGCCATGGGTGGTTTCATCACCCCCGGCGGTGCCGCCGACTTCGGCTGGACCGCGTACTCCCCGCTGACCGACGCCATCCACTCCCCGGGCGCCGGTGGCGACCTGTGGATCATGGGCTTGGCCGTCGGTGGTCTGGGCACCATCCTCGGTGCCGTCAACATGATCACCACCGTGGTCTGCATGCGTGCCCCCGGTATGACCATGTTCCGGATGCCGATCTTCACCTGGAACATCCTGGTGACCTCGATCCTGGTGCTGCTGGCCTTCCCGCTGCTGACCGCGGCGCTGTTCGGCCTTGCCGCCGACCGTCACCTCGGCGCGCACATCTACGACCCGGCCAACGGTGGTGTGTTGCTGTGGCAGCACCTGTTCTGGTTCTTCGGCCACCCCGAGGTGTACATCATCGCGCTGCCGTTCTTCGGCATCGTCTCGGAGATCTTC
The sequence above is drawn from the Mycolicibacterium neoaurum VKM Ac-1815D genome and encodes:
- a CDS encoding ABC transporter substrate-binding protein, encoding MLFPSARTGLLAAGAAATLVLLTGCGGTEPARTPGPDAPITSTTRIASAGVLGNQRKPDESCAAEPAGTGPGAVDAARPVRNAPPQDATAPAVPAVTEVRGDPQRLLALAPGQLDALCALGLQGRVVGTAAPQPSYLGTVLHNAPVITDMQAARAANPDLILASAGHSLEGFDALGAIAPTVFTGTAADWQETLRTVAAASGRSGAADAILGEFRRTAEEAGRRIDAGHFQASIVQFTENTVRVYGAANFPASVLAAVGVDRPAAQRFTDRPYVEIDISDLSDDTDLSAADGDIVYLSFDSAAAKDAAPRVLDSAAWRKLSANRDDRVFAVNNEVWQTGQGVVAARGIIDDLRWLNAPIN